A genomic region of Arachis hypogaea cultivar Tifrunner chromosome 5, arahy.Tifrunner.gnm2.J5K5, whole genome shotgun sequence contains the following coding sequences:
- the LOC112801745 gene encoding uncharacterized oxidoreductase At4g09670, which yields MDDEKTTVRFGVLGCAHISIKLCKAILRAPNATLQAIGSRSLEKATAFAAENGLPEAVRVYGTYEGVLDDDHVDAVYIPLPTALHVTWAVRAAERGKHMLLEKPVAMNTAELDRILEACEGNGVQFMDGTMWVHHPRTAKMKEALSDEQRFGQLKWIHSCLTYNPGPEFLKHSIRAKPDLDGLGALGDTGWYCIRAILWAMNYELPKSVLAFPGAILNEQGVIISCGSALHWEDGRSATFHCSFLSYVTFDVTALGTKGCLRLHDFTLPFEENFGYGTFYEASEMDYGKIEAGRWCPKPNEHVVETEVPQEVLMVKKFAELVYNIKFCGEKPLKEWSVVSRKTQIVLDAVKESIQRNYQPVEIN from the exons ATGGACGATGAAAAAACGACAGTGCGTTTTGGTGTCCTTGGTTGTGCTCACATCTCTATCAAGCTTTGCAAGGCCATACTTAGAGCACCAAATGCCACTCTTCAAGCCATAGGCAGCCGTTCCCTAGAGAAGGCAACCGCCTTCGCGGCCGAGAACGGCCTGCCGGAGGCAGTTAGGGTTTATGGTACCTATGAAGGTGTTCTTGATGATGATCACGTGGATGCTGTATACATTCCTCTCCCAACAGCTCTGCATGTGACATGGGCAGTAAGAGCTGCTGAGAGAGGAAAGCATATGCTTTTGGAGAAACCGGTGGCGATGAACACGGCGGAGCTTGACCGAATTCTTGAGGCTTGTGAGGGTAATGGGGTTCAATTCATGGATGGGACCATGTGGGTGCACCACCCTCGTACGGCTAAAATGAAGGAAGCTTTATCTGATGAACAACGTTTTGGTCAACTCAAATGG ATACACAGTTGTCTCACGTACAATCCCGGACCGGAATTTCTAAAGCATAGCATCCGCGCAAAGCCGGACCTGGACGGCCTCGGCGCCCTCGGCGACACCGGCTGGTACTGCATACGCGCCATATTGTGGGCCATGAACTACGAACTTCCAAAATCAGTGCTCGCTTTTCCCGGAGCCATTCTCAACGAACAAGGTGTAATAATTTCATGCGGCTCAGCCTTGCATTGGGAAGATGGAAGATCTGCAACGTTCCATTGCTCCTTCTTATCTTACGTAACCTTTGATGTCACTGCTTTGGGAACGAAAGGATGTCTCCGTCTTCACGATTTCACTCTTCCGTTTGAGGAGAATTTCGGTTATGGAACCTTCTATGAGGCTTCGGAGATGGATTATGGGAAGATTGAAGCGGGAAGATGGTGCCCTAAGCCTAATGAGCATGTTGTGGAGACTGAGGTTCCTCAAGAGGTTTTGATGGTTAAAAAATTTGCTGAGTTGGTTTATAATATTAAGTTTTGTGGAGAGAAGCCTCTCAAGGAATGGAGTGTTGTGAGTAGAAAGACTCAAATTGTGTTGGATGCAGTGAAAGAATCTATTCAGAGAAATTATCAGCCtgttgaaattaattaa